In Nomia melanderi isolate GNS246 chromosome 4, iyNomMela1, whole genome shotgun sequence, the following are encoded in one genomic region:
- the LOC116425383 gene encoding radial spoke head 1 homolog isoform X1, with protein MAEYPGEKGEEEANPLGLYEGERNEKGERHGHGKALLPNGDMYEGQYCKGLRHGQGLYVFKNGARYEGEWRHGVKYCQGTFWYPDGTRYEGEWKRDKKYGFGVYYYVNGDIYEGSWKKNHRHGMGSYLYADTNTKFMGTWIMNRMQGAGQLIHPRHRFHGFWELNLPYGRGCFTFENACMQHGHYVHLKDSEHEETQAEITEDKIEDEKVDSSEAKPIPLKKGITALWRARCITPYNPDLLPPEPVPLQEEVSLDSLPDKCSEELIEQEQYLKYPTEYYGEGEEYYEENNHFSSTVNAMEEA; from the exons ATGGCTGAATACCCTggtgaaaaaggagaagaagaggcAAATCCTTTGGGG TTGTACGAAGGTGAAAGAAACGAGAAAGGTGAAAGGCACGGACATGGAAAAGCACTGCTCCCGAACGGTGACATGTACGAGGGACAGTATTGTAAAGGTTTGAGGCACGGTCAAGGGCTCTATGTGTTCAAAAATGGCGCTAGATACGAGGGTGAATGGAGACACGGTGTAAAGTACTGTCAAGGAACTTTTTGGTATCCTGACGGAACACGATACGAGG GTGAGTGGAAGCGAGACAAGAAATACGGTTTCGGTGTGTATTATTACGTGAACGGTGACATTTATGAAGGCTCCTGGAAGAAAAATCATCGTCACGGTATGGGCTCGTATCTCTACGCAGACACGAACACGAAATTTATGGGCACGTGGATCATGAATCGTATGCAAGGGGCTGGTCAATTGATCCACCCCCGTCATAGGTTCCACGGATTCTGGGAGTTAAATTTG CCTTATGGCCGCGGATGCTTTACCTTTGAGAACGCTTGCATGCAACACGGTCACTACGTCCACCTTAAGGATTCCGAACACGAGGAAACCCAGGCGGAAATTACCGAG GATAAAATAGAAGATGAAAAAGTCGATTCGTCAGAGGCGAAGCCGATTCCTTTGAAGAAAGGAATCACTGCATTATGGCGGGCGCGATGTATTACCCCTTATAATCCTGATTTGCTGCCACCTGAACCAGTTCCACTGCAAGAGGAG GTATCCTTGGATTCATTGCCAGATAAATGTTCGGAGGAGTTGATAGAacaagaacaatatttaaagtATCCTACAGAATATTATGGAGAAGGCGAGGAATATTACGAAGAGAATAATCATTTCTCATCGACTGTTAATGCAATGGAAGAAGCATGA
- the LOC116425383 gene encoding radial spoke head 1 homolog isoform X2, producing the protein MAEYPGEKGEEEANPLGLYEGERNEKGERHGHGKALLPNGDMYEGQYCKGLRHGQGLYVFKNGARYEGEWRHGVKYCQGTFWYPDGTRYEGEWKRDKKYGFGVYYYVNGDIYEGSWKKNHRHGMGSYLYADTNTKFMGTWIMNRMQGAGQLIHPRHRFHGFWELNLDKIEDEKVDSSEAKPIPLKKGITALWRARCITPYNPDLLPPEPVPLQEEVSLDSLPDKCSEELIEQEQYLKYPTEYYGEGEEYYEENNHFSSTVNAMEEA; encoded by the exons ATGGCTGAATACCCTggtgaaaaaggagaagaagaggcAAATCCTTTGGGG TTGTACGAAGGTGAAAGAAACGAGAAAGGTGAAAGGCACGGACATGGAAAAGCACTGCTCCCGAACGGTGACATGTACGAGGGACAGTATTGTAAAGGTTTGAGGCACGGTCAAGGGCTCTATGTGTTCAAAAATGGCGCTAGATACGAGGGTGAATGGAGACACGGTGTAAAGTACTGTCAAGGAACTTTTTGGTATCCTGACGGAACACGATACGAGG GTGAGTGGAAGCGAGACAAGAAATACGGTTTCGGTGTGTATTATTACGTGAACGGTGACATTTATGAAGGCTCCTGGAAGAAAAATCATCGTCACGGTATGGGCTCGTATCTCTACGCAGACACGAACACGAAATTTATGGGCACGTGGATCATGAATCGTATGCAAGGGGCTGGTCAATTGATCCACCCCCGTCATAGGTTCCACGGATTCTGGGAGTTAAATTTG GATAAAATAGAAGATGAAAAAGTCGATTCGTCAGAGGCGAAGCCGATTCCTTTGAAGAAAGGAATCACTGCATTATGGCGGGCGCGATGTATTACCCCTTATAATCCTGATTTGCTGCCACCTGAACCAGTTCCACTGCAAGAGGAG GTATCCTTGGATTCATTGCCAGATAAATGTTCGGAGGAGTTGATAGAacaagaacaatatttaaagtATCCTACAGAATATTATGGAGAAGGCGAGGAATATTACGAAGAGAATAATCATTTCTCATCGACTGTTAATGCAATGGAAGAAGCATGA